A window of the Anthonomus grandis grandis chromosome 9, icAntGran1.3, whole genome shotgun sequence genome harbors these coding sequences:
- the LOC126740776 gene encoding uncharacterized protein LOC126740776 isoform X1, translated as MTDLWYSMFNKNPLRDASMELQLDFPDVIELNKFLSSGIQKIYFIETCDSRLEIFRLLNIFKRLENNGFNSDYLGPNNAALLNWKTLKRILGFDKTTPPIEENTKKQNYAYYLGPGNAFSFNLDTLKPIVKRSVPTLKPLTIIDAQDFKKQDDNFRFTLKSLFMALSNDDSKKAIVVCFDHFCFKCIHFEQKVLYHSEFSVNKSVDEIGFKDLTEDCQRFFLDLKTVYFLDTLLSLEQFMLIFGGEIGNIISAQVLKDITFDSTIPNHFIKIGNAKKNTEEEVNFFVQITFYNKFLISKQIKRILGNNLISDRFIFSNVGSVNQLTNILKLKRKNKKKVLQNKHIFTFENIEEAKCFYDKDKCGSLHVINYDNIFDEFNWISSKNSLINIRKFIVRNHKNAITLSNLLDCKEPKKSVILYGPSGSGKTYILSKIQSLLPTSWVIYVDLVKHKRDILKIKNEVDHHSVIEFLSSCIEPHLLACGLLNQYLFHKSELSVYILFDSFDQVARQFQLDKRSYNILLNLFSFLKNQSQAHIWIASSLDQYTQNLENILCEFRTIFATYQLNDSIKEVYLKNKKAIHRCSPFTGLPLALNMLSHDCIEISEYIKRKFDIYMGTYFLDSNFKQDIVKYLYAIHGLAAAKIVYPKLTLLLGSNKDNFRINISTVGFVSDTSNLYNENNYRFENLIFADFFIAIDIFYKWMTNPETCSLEPFLVFDILLKPEYKNIRFFLNSYINHNPLPPAPEVVSQRLAQMWNESKRNFFNDFGKCAFHILIEEHLELLAKWFFDGDFFNFFFPIIISTNKLYEKLQNYNQTPNYNIKPFNDIMLFNSIRNNQIYEVKLLNDSGNIPNPFALHLAASLGFDEITEFLTNCNIPVDILDNKGQTPLYYAFRNNHMNIINLLIAKGAVLTSVDKLIKKLICHCAQHNYIEQAKILINNSLESINSTDKRSMSPLIYAAKSKNLDMAILLLNKGADINHIDDYGISALCWAVLVGDVQMVDLLMGAGADYNIKLNDGSNLLHIAVKNNSLNMVKYLCFCSIDFNMPNFQGITPLEYATRFELWDIVKHLVLEGALTIGGFNPITAIVDKTQWQLVSFLISKGCSLSKESKQKQLEVFKQLNCSTPIQLIKLGNTELLELFLEKNNNKTLAEIDQSLSEPYEELRLVGVELSENMKSFIEEKLVEIRSSIGQIFRLSSEGTKNRKHLVLEQIDILLEQYSSANVDNEFIARAMFVAQNIEILKRGRRKRIKEEKENSNIPWEQTEFCIIIFINFFLNTRDEDFEFRLVLDQDRLLMHLQCFSKTLQSTDIELIQDDDLMRLETDYRILKDIYSLQRISKYIKLAISLDTNEEINIFALMRTLQVVGEYLKNTKDSLNLSHEIIDYLLRFAPINIQNILTTLRDAMLHPTRSKRDIEDCLRNNKNYFDSILNELRKVRLQTDFLLYKKKSESLKVFHQKCAAAKDLEVVKRYLPHNAESEITKEDYEIRDLMDIKVLINTLKQALPERDINGLLTELSKEIKKNEETVYKKLNKTKEKYLDYRQFYNNTESLPISYMEEQLRLLNIRTCNEQREGIYNKACNIVIDLQKKLQANSDGCKDNAIKICSQLIHMMKWGFHKANTIQDIHDNLSNNDELIDSSLEYVFKQIIIFLDEDQDKETVIRHLAQNKVLHENLCDLKKCHEGVLNIIRKLSITKEETINLERNIINRIQFNKFLDKIRSTTDLSTLETEYANFLKIYENLCITKTERKFFKTSFSEGVGNLDKYAKLIKNFKNDKFYDNLFEFCSILNNELINLAVRNYIQKTKDSFINECLYKLDLLSNIVMRNKKEILSSSVYQAAIESLLLDVMTGLKTSQSIIEYDLSYDENVPLLVGNSLRNYLAHGTPLIDIMPYDPINAILSTIRVIQNNMFKKAPDAKMYNNDCLISHFKKLLAFTKLSEHGETLNSSKPLYFEYFESAALNDLNNIKHISNTIMGTSFNYSILIWPALIVAVKNGHLNIVETLFQSIKNIKISNNISYESFQKAASYLQGYSVNLNRSLWDENKKEILPRCREFYLNVALREAVKSGNCEIVELLLQDCNSINFVDGNNITLLHLAAKKGNDKIVKALLKRKIHIDALTKSLITPLHMAAIEGHSIIVEILLNNGANVNAQNIEGMSALHYAADSGYDQVTETLLKHNALIDLESKIGTSLHLSVKNKHVNTAKILLEHGADVNKADSKGSTSLEIAAANGCLKLVKLLLTFKATIQTGEDNFTPLLAASFNSRHEIVKLILDERPDLNVNHYFRGTVNALQLAVMVGNIQTIQILLDHGANISLANKQGITALDIACLQNQTKIVKHFLNSIADLNEFSCLVAKCLYLAASHGHHEIVEELLKRKAEVINYKEPEVVLTSLHIAALNGHLETVNILLKYNANIDEKSNDESRAIHFAASTGNSDIVKTLIEHGAEVNVQTEILFTPLHLAAQNDHIEVATILLYHQADVNAVANDNRTTPLGIAVQQGHAKMAKILIEKGANTRFPGNSTPAIHQAIIHHREEVIKMLLNLDSTYAEITSIRDGNTPLYIASGCGYLEAVDILLKYNVNVNAAMNNGTTALHFASQEGHEKIVAKLLEHKADVRARSKLKYTPLHMAADNGRKRVVIMLLENNANIEDTCFRGATALHCSAEEGRTEVVKILLDTNAKVNVAMNNGSTPLHLASVNGHIDVVKILLDYKADVNMAKEDQSTAIHLATENNRLDIVKTLLERGARVNDFRKTTEAVCETPLDIAEKKNLKSIAAVLKEKGARRYQQLQFTHLHHK; from the exons atgtttaataaaaatccaCTAAGAGATGCGTCCATGGAGCTTCAGTTAGATTTTCCAGACGTCATAGaactaaataaatttctttcgTCTGGCATCCAGAAAATTTACTTCATAGAAACCTGCGACTCGCGACTGGAAATTTTTCGCTtgttaaacatatttaaacgCTTGGAGAATAATGGATTTAACTCAG ATTACTTGGGACCTAACAATGCGGCTCTATTAAACTGGAAGACTTTAAAACGTATACTCGGCTTCGACAAAACTACGCCCCCTATAGAGGAAAACACGAAAAAACAGAATTATGCATATTATTTGGGACCTGGCAATGCTTTCTCGTTTAATTTGGATACCTTAAAACCAATTGTAAAACGTTCTGTTCCCACACTAAAACCGTTAACAATAATCGATGCGCAAGACTTTAAAAAACAAGACGATAACTTTAGGTTTACTTTAAAAAGCCTATTTATGGCCCTATCAAATGACGATTCTAAAAAAGCGATAGTGGTATGCTTTGAtcatttttgctttaaatgtaTACATTTTGAGCAAAAGGTGCTATACCATTCAGAATTTTCCGTCAATAAATCTGTGGATGAAATTGGATTTAAAGACTTAACTGAAGATTGTCAACGTTTCTTTTTAGATCTAAAAACAGTTTATTTCCTGGATACACTTCTTTCATTAGAACAATTTATGCTAATCTTTGGTGGAGAGATTGGTAATATTATTTCTGCGCAAGTACTTAAAGATATTACTTTTGATTCAACTATtcctaatcattttattaaaattggtaatgccaaaaaaaatactgaggaagaagtaaatttttttgttcaaatcactttttataataagtttttaatttcaaaacaaataaaaagaataCTAGGCAATAATTTGATTTCAGATAGATTTATATTCAGTAATGTGGGATCTGTTAATCAAttgacaaacattttaaaactgaaaaggaaaaataaaaagaaagttttGCAGAATAAACATATTTTCACATTTGAAAACATTGAGGAAGCTAAATGCTTTTATGATAAAGACAAATGTGGCAGTTTGCATGTAATAAACTATGATAATATCTTTGATGAATTTAATTGGATTTCTTCGAAAAActctttaataaatatacgtAAATTTATTGTCAGAAATCACAAAAATGCTATAACATTGAGCAATTTATTAGACTGCAAAGAGCCGAAAAAATCGGTAATTTTGTATGGACCTTCTGGAAGTggtaaaacttatattttatcaaaaattcaaTCGCTACTGCCTACTTCTTGGGTTATTTACGTTGATCTAGTCAAACACAAAagagacattttaaaaattaaaaacgaagtTGACCATCATAGTGTCATAGAGTTTTTATCTTCATGCATTGAACCACACTTATTAGCATGTGGCCTATTAAATCAGTATTTGTTTCATAAATCCGAATTATCagtttacattttatttgatTCATTTGATCAAGTTGCAAGGCAGTTTCAGCTTGATAAACGCAGTTAcaatattttgcttaatttattttcttttttaaaaaatcagtctCAAGCACATATTTGGATAGCTTCCTCTTTAGACCAATATACTCAaaacttagaaaatattttatgtgaaTTTAGAACGATATTTGCCACATACCAATTAAATGATTCTATAAAAGAAGtatatctaaaaaacaaaaaagcaattCACCGGTGCTCCCCATTTACGGGTTTACCATTAGCCCTTAACATGCTTTCACATGACTGTATTGAAATATCTGAATATATTAAGAGGAAATTTGACATTTATATGGGGACTTATTTTCTAGACAGTAATTTTAAACAAGATATTGTGAAGTACTTGTATGCAATTCATGGGCTAGCAGCAGCGAAAATTGTGTATCCAAAACTGACTCTTTTACTTGGGTCAAATAAAGACAACTTTCGCATAAACATTTCTACTGTGGGATTTGTATCAGATACAAGTAACTTATACAACGAGAACAACTATCGcttcgaaaatttaatttttgccgaTTTTTTTATAGCGAtcgatatattttataaatggaTGACTAATCCCGAAACATGTTCTCTGGAACCATTTCTAGTCTTCGATATTTTGTTGAAACCAGAGTATAAAAACATAAGATTTTTTCTAAACAGTTATATTAATCACAATCCACTGCCCCCTGCTCCTGAAGTAGTTTCCCAACGACTAGCTCAAATGTGGAATGAAtccaaaagaaatttttttaatgactttgGTAAATGTGCTTTCCACATATTGATTGAGGAACATCTTGAActtttggcaaaatggtttttcgacggggatttttttaatttttttttccccATAATTATATCTACTAACAAGCTATATGAAAAGCTTCAAAACTACAATCAGACACCAAATTACAACATCAAACCTTTTAATGACATTATGCTTTTTAATTCTATTAGAAACAATCAAATTTATGaagttaaacttttaaatgatAGTGGGAATATCCCAAATCCATTTGCTCTTCATTTAGCGGCATCATTGGGTTTTGACGAAATAACAGAATTTTTGACAAACTGTAATATTCCTGTAGATATATTGGATAATAAAGGACAAACTCCTTTATATTACGCATTTAGAAATAACCatatgaatataataaatttgctAATCGCTAAGGGAGCAGTTCTAACATCTGTCGATAaactgattaaaaaattaatttgtcacTGCGCCCAGCATAATTATATAGAACAAGCAAAAATCCTGATAAACAACTCATTAGAAAGCATTAATAGTACTGATAAGCGCAGTATGTCCCCTTTGATATACGCAGCAAAGTCCAAGAACTTAGATATGGctattttattactaaataaaggtgcAGATATTAATCATATAGATGATTATGGTATAAGTGCCCTATGCTGGGCAGTTTTGGTAGGCGACGTTCAAATGGTTGATCTCCTTATGGGTGCCGGAGCagattataatataaaactgaaTGATGGATCAAACCTCTTACACATAGCAGTAAAAAATAATTCGCTCAATATGGTAAAATATCTATGCTTCTGCAGCATTGACTTCAATATGCCAAATTTTCAAGGAATTACACCACTTGAATACGCAACACGTTTTGAGCTTTGGGATATTGTAAAACATTTAGTCTTAGAAGGAGCTTTAACAATAGGCGGTTTTAACCCCATAACGGCTATAGTAGATAAAACCCAATGGCAGCTAgtatcatttttaatatctaaggGATGTTCTTTGTCAAAAGAGtctaaacaaaaacaattagaAGTTTTCAAACAACTAAATTGTTCTACACCTATACAATTAATAAAGCTGGGAAATACTGAACTACTGGAGTTGTTCTTAgagaaaaacaataataaaactttagCAGAGATAGACCAGTCTTTATCAGAACCTTATGAGGAATTACGACTAGTAGGCGTTGAGCTATCAGAGAACATGAAATCatttatagaagaaaaattggtgGAAATACGTAGTAGCATAGGGCAAATATTTAGGCTTTCTAGTGAAGGAACTAAAAACCGAAAACACTTAGTATTAGAgcaaatagatattttattagaacAATATTCTAGTGCAAATGTTGACAATGAATTTATTGCTAGAGCAATGTTTGTAgctcaaaatattgaaatactaAAGCGAGGAAGAAGAAAAAGGATTaaggaagaaaaggaaaattcaaACATTCCCTGGGAGCAAACTGAGTTTTGCatcattatatttataaacttttttttaaatacacggGATGAAGATTTTGAATTTAGATTGGTTTTAGATCAAGACAGGCTACTTATGCACTTACAATGTTTTTCTAAAACGTTACAATCAACAGATATAGAGCTAATACAAGATGACGATTTAATGCGCTTGGAAACTGATTACCgcattttaaaagatatttattctCTACAAAGGATATCAAAATACATTAAGTTGGCAATATCACTTGATACAAATGAAGAGATTAATATATTTGCTCTAATGAGAACTCTCCAAGTGGTAGgagaatatttgaaaaatacgAAGGATTCGTTAAATCTGTCACacgaaattattgattatttgttACGTTTTGCACctattaatattcaaaatattctcACAACCTTAAGAGATGCTATGCTGCATCCTACTAGGTCCAAAAGAGATATTGAAGAttgtttaagaaataataaaaattattttgactctATACTTAATGAACTAAGAAAAGTTAGATTACAAACTGACTTTTTACTTTACAAAAAGAAGAGTGAATCTCTAAAAGTGTTTCATCAAAAATGCGCAGCAGCTAAAGATCTAGAAGTTGTAAAACGGTACCTTCCCCATAATGCAGAATCTGAAATTACGAAAGAAGACTACGAAATAAGAGATCTAATGGATATTAAAGTATTGATTAATACTTTGAAGCAGGCTCTGCCAGAGCGTGATATTAACGGGCTTTTAACGGAACtttctaaagaaattaaaaaaaatgaagaaactgtctacaaaaagcttaataaaactaaagaaaagtATCTTGATTATAGACAATTCTACAATAATACTGAATCTCTTCCGATTTCTTATATGGAGGAACAACTAAGATTACTAAATATTCGAACTTGCAATGAACAGCGTGAAGGGATATATAATAAAGCATGTAATATAGTCATAGATCTTCAGAAAAAGCTGCAAGCTAACTCAGATGGGTGTAAAGACAATGCTATTAAAATATGTTCTCAATTAATACATATGATGAAATGGGGCTTTCACAAAGCAAATACGATACAAGACATACATGATAATTTATCTAATAATGACGAATTGATAGACAGTAGTTTAGAATacgtttttaaacaaattattatatttttggatgaGGATCAAGATAAAGAAACTGTAATAAGGCATCTTGCACAAAATAAAGTGTTGCATGAAAATTTATGCGATTTAAAGAAATGCCATGAAGGTGTTTTGAACATAATTAGAAAATTGAGTATAACAAAAGAAGAGACGATTAATCTGGAACGAAATATAATTAATCGAATacagtttaacaaatttttagataaaattagaTCGACTACAGATTTAAGCACCTTAGAAACAGAATATGCaaacttcttaaaaatatatgaaaactTATGTATAACAAAAacagaaagaaaattttttaaaacttcttttagcGAAGGTGTCGGTAACTTAGATAAATACGCGAAGCTgatcaagaattttaaaaatgataaattttatgACAATTTATTCGAGTTCTGTTCTATTCTTAATAATGAACTTATTAACTTGGCAGTCAGGaactatatacaaaaaacaaaagacagttttataaatgaatGTTTGTATAAACTTGACCTTCTTTCAAATATTGTTATGAGAAACAAGAAAGAGATACTAAGCAGCTCCGTTTACCAAGCAGCTATAGAATCTCTTTTGCTAGATGTTATGACGGGGTTGAAAACGTCGCAGAGCATAATTGAATATGATTTATCTTACGATGAAAACGTACCACTTTTAGTTGGCAACTCGTTAAGAAATTACTTAGCTCATGGAACACCTCTTATTGATATAATGCCATATGACCCGATAAATGCTATTCTATCTACAATAAGAGTCATTCAGAacaatatgtttaaaaaagctCCTGatgcaaaaatgtataataatgaTTGTTTGatatcacattttaaaaaacttttagcTTTTACTAAACTATCAGAACATGGAGAAACATTAAATAGCAGTAAACCTTTATATTTCGAATACTTTGAGTCTGCCGCATTAAATGACCTCAATAACATAAAACATATTAGTAATACTATAATGGGTACTTCATTTAACTACAGTATTTTAATATGGCCAGCATTAATAGTGGCGGTTAAAAATGGTCATCTTAATATCGTTGAAACATTATTTCAAagtattaaaaacataaaaatttcaaacaatatTAGCTACGAATCATTTCAAAAGGCTGCGAGCTACTTACAAGGTTATTCCGTTAATTTAAACCGGTCACTGTGGGAcgagaataaaaaggaaattttaccGCGCTGTAGAGAATTTTACCTAAATGTAGCTTTAAGAGAAGCAGTTAAGAGCGGGAACTGTGAAATCGTAGAACTGCTATTACAGGACTGCAACAGTATAAATTTTGTTGACGGTAATAACATAACTCTTCTTCACCTTGCTGCCAAAAAAGGTAACGATAAAATCGTTAAAGCTTTACTTAAACGCAAAATCCATATTGATGCTTTAACAAAATCATTAATAACCCCTCTACATATGGCAGCTATTGAAGGGCATAGTATAATagtagaaatattattaaataatggcGCTAATGTCAATGCACAAAATATAGAGGGAATGAGTGCTCTTCACTATGCGGCTGATAGTGGATACGATCAAGTAACCGAAACTCTTCTCAAGCATAATGCCCTCATAGATTTAGAATCTAAAATTGGCACATCATTACATTTatcagttaaaaataaacatgtaaATACTGCAAAGATATTATTAGAACATGGTGCAGATGTAAACAAAGCTGATTCAAAAGGTAGCACTAGTTTAGAAATAGCAGCGGCAAATGGTTGCCTCAAACTTGTTAAGCTTCTCTTAACTTTTAAAGCGACAATTCAAACGGGAGAGGATAATTTTACACCACTCCTAGCAGCAAGTTTTAACAGCCGACATGAAATTGTTAAGCTAATTTTAGATGAAAGACCAGATCTCAATGTAAATCATTACTTCAGGGGTACGGTTAATGCATTACAGCTTGCTGTCATGGTCGGTAATATccaaacaatacaaattttattggaCCACGGGGCCAATATAAGTTTGGCTAATAAACAGGGCATAACAGCACTAGATATAGCTTGTTTACAGAACCAAACAAAGATTGTTAAACACTTTCTAAACAGTATTGCAGACCTAAATGAATTCTCCTGTTTAGTAGCAAAGTGCTTATATTTAGCAGCTTCTCATGGTCATCACGAAATCGTTGAAgaattattaaagagaaaagctgaagtaataaattataaagaacCTGAAGTGGTACTTACTTCTCTTCATATTGCTGCCTTAAATGGCCATCTAGAGACGGTGAATATATTACTGAAGTATAATGCAAACATTGATGAAAAATCTAATGATGAATCTAGGGCTATCCATTTTGCTGCTTCAACAGGTAATAGTGACATTGTAAAGACCTTAATAGAACATGGGGCTGAAGTAAACGTTCAAACAGAAATACTTTTTACTCCATTGCATTTAGCTGCACAAAATGATCACATAGAAGTAGCAACCATTTTATTATACCATCAAGCTGACGTAAATGCTGTAGCAAATGATAACAGGACAACTCCTCTTGGCATTGCAGTACAACAAGGGCATGcgaaaatggcaaaaattctAATTGAGAAGGGAGCAAATACAAGGTTTCCTGGAAACTCAACTCCTGCCATTCACCAAGCCATTATTCATCATCGCGAAGAAGTTATAAAAATGTTGCTGAATTTAGACTCCACTTATGCTGAAATAACTAGCATAAGAGATGGAAACACACCTCTTTACATAGCTTCAGGTTGTGGTTACCTAGAAgcagttgatattttattaaaatacaatgtTAATGTTAATGCCGCAATGAATAATGGCACAACAGCCCTTCACTTTGCTTCTCAAGAAGGGCATGAAAAAATCGTTGCAAAATTGCTTGAACACAAAGCTGACGTTAGAGCACGCTCTAAGCTAAAGTACACGCCTCTTCACATGGCTGCTGATAATGGCCGAAAAAGGGTGGTAATAATGTTGTTAGAAAATAATGCTAATATCGAAGATACATGTTTTAGAGGAGCTACTGCTCTGCATTGTAGTGCTGAGGAAGGCCGTACAGAAGTAGTAAAAATCCTTTTAGATACAAATGCTAAAGTCAACGTTGCTATGAATAATGGCAGTACCCCTCTACATTTAGCATCAGTTAATGGCCATATAGatgttgttaaaatattattagattatAAAGCTGATGTCAATATGGCGAAAGAGGACCAGTCAACTGCGATTCATTTAGCCACTGAAAATAATAGATTAGATATTGTCAAAACGTTACTTGAAAGAGGGGCAAGAGTGAATGATTTCAGGAAAACTACTGAAGCAGTGTGTGAGACACCACTTGATATAGCCGAAAAAAAGAATCTTAAAAGTATTGCAGCAGTTTTGAAAGAAAAGGGGGCACGACGTTATCAACAGCTACAGTTTACACATTTAcaccataaataa